The Bacteroides sp. AN502(2024) DNA segment ATTCCGTGTGAGACATCAAGTGATTAAAGAAACGGATGGCAATCTGGTTGAACAGAATACTGATAAGAAAGACCAAGGGGGGCAACGCTTTATAGAGTACGAACGTACTTATCTTGCTCAACGGAGTTTGAAGAACAATGGTAATACTGATAATAATAAAGTGCAATATACCGAAAATTAAGGAGATGCGTGCCGATACGACAGCGGCTTCCGCTCCTTGTGCATATAAACGTTTGTTACAATAGCCTATTTGTTTTAGGAAGTGGTTGATGAACCTTTTCTTATGCATATAAAGGATCAACATCGGAATGAGAATGCTGACTTCCAAAGTAAGCGGAAGTGCACCGGGAGGAACATAATCACCGGGCATGAGAACTGTCACAGATAGTAGTGCCAGTACTCCGGTCGCTATATAGAGGATGAAATTAGGAATTAATATTCCCTTACGTCGATAAGAAAGATATATACCTATAAGCCCCATACCTGTACCAATATAAATAGCCGTATCTTGCGTTATAAGTCCACATAATAAAATGGAAATAATAACGGGGATAAAGCCCAACGACATGTTAAATGCGGTAGAAAGTATTCCTTTATGATCCATCTCTATATTTATGTTTATTTGTCGGTCCTATGTATTAACAAATGGTGTGTGTGTTTTGTTTGTTAACGAATATGCTTCTCTGCGTGGTAGGAAGAACGAACAAGAGGGGCACTCTCTACGATGTTGAACCCTTTCTCCAAACCGACAGTTTTATATTTCACGAATTGCAGTGGGGTGATGTATGCCGCAACGGGATAATGTCGGCGACTCGGTTGCAGGTATTGACCTATGGTAAGGATCTGGCAACCGGCTGCTAGCAGATCATCCATCAAAGTCTCGACTTCTTCAGGAGTTTCCCCCAAGCCGACCATAATGCCGCTTTTTGATTTAACTCCCTTTTCGGAAATGTGTCTGATGACCTGCAAACTTGTATCATAATTTGCTGCGCTGCGCACTAGCGGACTAATGCGGCGTACCGTTTCCATATTATGTGATATGATGTCGGGGCGGGAGTCGATTACTAAATCTACCAACTCCATTCTGCCTTGAAAATCCGGAATCAGTACTTCAATGGTTGTCTGTGGATTCAACCGCTTTACTTCCCGGATGGTACGTGCCCAATGTTCAGCTCCCAAATCAGGTAAATCATCCCGGTCTACAGAAGTGATGACGGCATGATTCAGTTTCATCAGTGCGACGGATTCTGCTACATGGGTAGGCTCATTTGCATCTAACGGGTGCGGGCGTCCCGTTTGTGTGTTACAAAATTTACAGCTACGTGTGCAGATGTCACCACCAATCATGAAGGTCGCAGTTCCTTTTCCCCAACATTCCCCCATATTAGGGCAACGCCCACTGCTACATATCGTGTGTAAGCAGTGGGAGTCAACAATTCGTTTGGTTTCGGTGTATCGTTCGTTTGCACCGATATTAATTTTCAGCCATTCGGGTTTACGTACTCTGTCTGTCATTATAAATTGTTCAAGAAAAAGTTAGTCAATCGTGTGTACAGGTGTTGGCGGGTATTGCCACCATATATTCCGTGATTACGGTTTGTGTACACTTGCATATCAAATTGTTTTCCAAGCTGAACTAACAGCTCGGCATATTCTGTGCAGTTTTGGAAGTGAACATTGTCATCCGCCATGCCATGTACCAGCAACAGGTTTCCATGAAGTTTGTCGGCACGGGTGAAGGCTGATGACTCCTTATATCCTTCCGCATTTTCTTTGGGAGTGCGCATGAAACGTTCGGTATAAATCGTATCATAGAAACGCCAGTCGGTTGGTGCGGCTACTGCTACTCCGGCTTTGAATACGGGGGTTCCTTCGCTCATGCTCATCAGAGTCATGTAGCCGCCATAACTCCAACCCCAGATACCGATGCGGTTTTTGTCCACATACGCTTGTTTGCCGAGATAGAGTGCTGTTTCCACTTGGTCTTTGGCTTCTTTGACTCCGATTTTCAAATAGGTACATTTCTCAAAAGCTTCTCCACGGCCTCCGGTACCGCGACCGTCTACACATACCACGATATAACCGAGGCTTGCCATGTACGTTTCCCAGCTGATTTCCCAAGTATCCAATACCTGTTGAGAACCCGGACCGCTATATTGATACATCAGTACCGGATATTTTTTGGATGTGGAGAAGTTTACCGGTTTCATCATCCAGCCATTCAATTTCACACCATCTGTAGTCTGGAAAGTAAAGAACTCCTTTTGTGGTACAGCATATCCGGACATCGTTTGTTTCAACGCATCATTCGTAATAAGCGTTTTGAGCGTTTTGCCTGAATGATCGTTCAAAGTAACTAACAAAGGAGTATCCAGGCTAGAGAACTTGTTCATGTAATACTTCATCGATTTGCTGAAGATCGGCGTATTGGTTCCTGTCTGTTGAGACAATTTGGTCTTTTTGCCTTTCTTGTCTATTTTATAGACAGCTTTACGCAGAGGGCTCTCTTCGTTGCTGGTATAATAGAAAGAGCCGTCTTCTTCATTATATCCAAGGAAATCTTTCACTTCGAACTTACCATTGGTAACCTTTTTGATTAGGTTACCTCCCATGCTATACCAGTAGAGATGACTGTAACCGTCACGTTCACTAAGCAGGCTGAAATATTCCGGATAGAACCGGATGTTATCGAAAATATTCCCCTTGATGTAATAAGGAGATTCATCACGAAGTATTAGTTTGCAAAGTGTTGACCGAGGATCGGCAAAGTAGAGATCGAAACGATTTTGATGACGGTTCAGTGTCATGATAGCCAATTTGTTGGCATCTTTTGTGAAGCGGATACGCGGAATGTATCCATCTGCATCCAGCGGGAGTTTCATTGTACGGGTGACATGTGATTTTATGTCGTATGTGCGTACTTCTACTTTTGAATTCGGGTATCCGGCTTTCGGATATTTGTAGGTATATTCACTCGGATAATCTCTTAACGCATCCATACGGGGGGCTTGTCCGGCAAATACAGGGAAAGAGTAGGAGGGAACTTTTGATTCATCGAAACGGATGAAAGCAATCAGGGTATTGTCGGCACTGAATTCCAAAGCACGGTCGAAACCGAACTCCTCTTCATATACCCAGTCGGGAATGCCGTTGATTACAGAGTTTTGTTTGCCATCTTCGGTGATTTGGCTTTCACTGTTGCCATAAAGCAGCTTAACAAGAAATATGTTATTGTCACGGACAAAAGCAATCATTGTACCGTCTGGAGAAAAGACGGGTACTTGTTGAGGTCCGCCGTCAGACAGCCGTTCAATAATGTTGTTTGTCGTAACGCCCTTGTCATTTCGTTTCAAAGGGTAAATGTAATGTACGGCTGTGTATGAATGCCTATATATCGGTGTCGTTTTGGTAGCAATCAGTAATTTCTGACCGTCGGGAGAGAATTGATAACTGTCGAAGTGCTTGAAGTCACATTCGCGTGTAGTGCTTACATCGAAAATCACTTCTACTTTCTCACCTGTCTTGAAAGAGTATTTAATGATTTGCGTGCCATCAGCGTTCATCTGTGTATAGTGCTCGCCATCAGGCATGGGAATTACCCCCTGGATATTTTCCGGGCGGAAACGTCCGGAGGTGATGTCTTTTAAATTGAGTGCCTTTTGTCCTTGTGCCATTCCGGTCAGACAGAGAAGGCAGAGTAATAAAGTGATGCTGATCTTTTTCATCTGCGTTGATAATCGGTTTCGTTTTTAATTCGTACTTGCAAAAATACGAATAAACTTAGATTCAACAAAACCTGGCCGACTTTTATGTAGATTTGACACGGTTCTTTCATTAAAAAAAGTGCATGAGATTCAAAAGAAGGCTTGTTTTATAGCGGAAAAATCGTTGACTTTGCCCACAGCGATGCTGAAGCACCGCTTGGGGTGTTTCTTTTTCATCGTTGTGAACGTTCCTCGTCCTGACGTATCCTTTCATTCGGCTTTGTCGGCGGCATGTCGGGGAAACAGGCGTCGGCTGCCGGCAGCATGCGCCGGGATGTCGCTCACGGAGAGGAAAGATGCGCTGTTGTTCGTGTGCTCCGGACTGAGGGGCGAGATTTCTTTCCTGTTTCTTCCCGATTTTAAGGGCCGATACGGGTGGAAACGGGTTTCGAGGCGTTGCCCTGCGGGGCGGAGCGGCAAGATACGGCGTTTCCACGTTGTTTTCCCGGTGAAACAAGCTGGAGGGCGCTGTTTTTAGCCTGTTTCCGTCCGAAAAGAAGCAGGAAACCTTGTTTCCTGTTGCTTTCATGGGCGGATATAACCATCATCGGCCGATTACCGCTCCTTTTTGAACGAATTTGCACAAGATACCGTGTTTTTTCTTTGCCCGAGCAGCAGGCGGGGCTTGTGAAGGGCGATTCCGGCTTGTCTGACTGCCGGGCGAGGCTGGAAACCGTGTTTCTTGCCCGGTTTGCCTTGGGGGGAAGGGCGCGACGGGCGTTTTGTTGAAACCTAACCGACCGATATGATAAAATGAAGAACATGAGGGTGTGTCAAAATTCCCTTTTTGAGGAAATTCCCCCTGCTATAGCTATCTGTGGCAGGGGTAAATCTTTATATTCAGGCATTATGACACACCCTCAAGGGTATGATGACCCTGTTTTTAAGTTAAATGGAAAGAGCCGTGTAGATTTGATAAGGATTATAGGGTGAGATTCAATATCTTTTGAACCGTGCATTATTCACAGCAGATGTCTGCATAGTTCCCCCTGCTTCGTATCGTTATAAAGATTGACGGAGGTACGCCAGTATCTCTGTTTCCTGTTGCGGGTGAAACCATTTTATCTCTTTATCTCTTTTGAACCAGGTCATCTGTTTACGTGAATAAATACGGGAGTTCTGCTTGATTTTATCTATAGCAAAGGGGAGTTCCCATTCTCCATCCAGATATTTGAATAGTTCTTTATAACCTACCGTATTTAGTGAATTGAGATGGCGATAGGGAAGTACAGAGCGTACTTCTTCCAACAATCCTTCCTCCATCATCTGGTCTACCCGACGGTTGATACGGTCGTAAAGTTCTTCCCGATCACGAGTCAGACCGATTTTCAGGATACGGAAAGGACGCTGTTTTTTTTGTTGGGTGCGAAAAGAAGTATAAGTGCGTCCAGTCATATAGCAAATCTCCAGTGCATGAATTACCCGCTTGGGATTCTTTAGATCTACAATCCGGTAATATTCCGGATCTAACAGACGAAGTTCGGCGCAGAGTTGTTCAAGGCCCTCCTCCTCATACTTTTGTAACATAAGTTGACGGGTTTCCGTATCAACGGTAGGAATGTCGTCAATCCCCTTACAGATTGCGTCTACGTACATCATTGATCCACCTGTGAGAATCACGACTTCGTGTTGCGTGAATAATTTCTCCAGAATATCCAGTGCTTCTGTTTCGTATTGAGCAGCGCTGTAATAGTCTGTAAGGTGGAGCGTACCGACCAGTTGATGTGGAACACGTTGGAGTTGGTCGGGAGTAGGAGCTGCCGTACCTATTTTTAATTCGGCATAAAGCTGTCTCGAATCGGCAGATACAATGCTTGTCTGAAATGTTTCTGCCAAGCGTAGACTCAACTCCGTTTTTCCTACGCCTGTGGGACCTATAAGAACAATGAGAGTCGGCATAGATTTTTAAGTATTAAGTGTAGAAGTATTCACTCTTAAAGCATGCTGTACTAAAAAATATTAGGTATTAACTGCCTGACACTGCATAGCAATTAATACCTAATACTTGACACTTAATGCTTAAAATTTTTCTTCGTCGTATGGGTTGCCGGTGTCACCACCTATGTCAAATCCTTCCTGATCGAAGTCTTCCATGTCGAAGTCTTGGTCTCCGTAGAAATTTTCGTCCAAATCAAGAGAACCTCCGGTAGCGGTCATTTCTTCAAAATCTATCGTTTGCTTGGGAGCATCTCCGGTTTTCTTGGTACATTTGGCACCATTCATATCTTTTCCGGTGATAATCTCGGATAGTTCGATGAAGAAACAACGTTCTGTCATGTAATCGAATATATATAACAGTTTTTGTTTTTCATCTTCTACCAGTTCGCTGATCGTAGTCTCTTTCATCACCCAGCTATCCATTTCCGGATTGTCGTCCATTTCCTCCAGAGTTACCTCTTTTTCTTTTTCCCAATCATCATCGCAAATAAAGAAAGAAGTCATCTGGTCGTTTGCATACCCCACTGATTTCAGAATTGCTTCATGGAAGTCATAAAAAGTTGCTTCCGGATCAATTTGTATTTCTCTGACAAAATCGTCAACTTCATCAGATATGATAGTAAATCTGTATATCATAATATGACTATTTTGAACTGTTTATTTAATTATACCACGTTCTGAATTACGGATGAAATTGACGATATAGTCAATTTCCGGACTTTTCTCGAATTCATCTTCTATTTTCTTCAATGCTTCTGTCGTGTTCAAACCACTTTGGTAAATGATACGGTAGGCATTGTGGATACTTTCAATCACTTCATTGGCGAAACCACGACGACGCAGACCGATGATATTGATTCCGCTGAAAGCAATCGGTTCGCGTCCTGCGATGATGTAGGGAGGAATATCTTTACTGAAGCGGCATCCGCCCTGAATCATAACATGACTACCTACATGACAGAATTGGTGCATCAATACACTAGCGCTGACAATCGCATTATCATCAATGACGATTTCACCTGCCATCTTGGTAGAGTTACCGATGATACATCCGTTGCCAACCAACGCATCGTGTGCAACGTGTACACCTTCCATCAGTAAATTGTTATTTCCTACAATCGTACGCCCTTTAGCTGCTGTACCACGGTTGATTGTCACATTTTCACGAATCAGATTATTATCTCCGATTTCGGCTGTTGATTCTTCACCGCGAAACTTGAGATCCTGTGGCACAGCTCCAATAACGGCGCCCGGAAAAATGGTGTTTCCGTTACCAATACGTGAACCGTATAAAATATTGGCATTAGCCATAATTTTGTTATTGTCACCGATAACTACGTTCTTATCTATAAATACAAAAGGCGCAATTTCTACATTTTTCCCAATTTTAGCCTCGGGATGAATATACGCTAAAGGACTTATCATGCTTTTAAATATCAATTATTACTTATTTTTTACTATTTGTGCCATGAACTCAGCTTCACAAACAACTTTCTCACCGACAAATGCATATCCTTTCATGGTAGAAATGCCACGGCGGATAGGTGCCAGCAGTTCTACGCGAAAGATGATTGTATCTCCCGGTACTACCTTTTGACGAAATTTCACTCCATCTATTTTCATGAAGTAGGTAGAATAACGTTCTGGATCATCTACAGAGTTTAATACAAGCAAACCTCCGACTTGTGCCATTGCTTCCACTTGAAGTACTCCCGGCATAACAGGTTCCTGTGGAAAATGTCCCTGAAAGAAAGGTTCGTTAACTGTGATATTTTTGATACCCACAATGTAGTTGGCACCAATTTCAATTACTTTGTCAACCAGCTGGAAAGGATATCGGTGCGGCAATAATTCACGGATACGGTTTACATCCATTATCGGCTCACGGTTACAGTCGTAACTCGGTGCCTGTATTTCATGAAGACGGATTTCTTTCCGCATTTGACGGGCAAATTTATTGTTGATGGTGTGTCCGGGACGGGTAGCGATGATACGGCCTTTAATCGGTTTGCCAATTAAAGCGAGGTCGCCGATGACATCCAGCAATTTGTGACGGGCACATTCATTGGGCCAAACCAACGGTTTGTGATTAATGTAACCCAGTTGATTGGCATCCATGTGAGGTACTCCCATTACATCGGCCAACTTGTCGAAACTTTCCTGCGACATCTTACGCTCGTAAATAACGATTGCATTGTCCAGATCACCACCTTTAATCAATCCGGCGGAGAGTAGTGGCTCTATTTCGCGAACAAAGACGAAAGTACGGCTGGCAGCCACTTCGTCTTTGAATTTATGCATATCTTCAAGTGTAGCAAACTGATTCGGAATAATGGTTGAATCGTAAGAAACCAGTACATTCAGACTGAAATTTTCGTCAGGCAATACAATGATAGAAGAACCTGTCGTTTCGTCCCGGAACTCGATTTTAGACTTGATAATATAAAAGTCTTTGACGGCATTTTGTTCTACTGTTCCTACACGTTCTATCTCTTGTACATAATATTGTGCACTACCATCTAATATAGGAAATTCCGGTCCGTTAACCTGGATAAGGCAGTTGTCAATGCCCAATGCGTAGAGGGCTGCCATACTATGTTCAACAGTGCTTACTTTGACTCCATTCTTCGACAGTACAGTGCCACGAGTGGTTTCTGTCACATTGTCGGCTACTGCATCGATAGTGGGTTGTCCTTCTACGTCAATACGTTGGATCTTATATCCATGATTTTCCGGAGCAGGATTGAATGTTACAGTGAGATCAAGTCCAGTGTGAAGACCTTTCCCGCTCAGTGAAAAGCTATCTTTCAGCGTTTTTTGTTTCAGCATTGGTTACTTATTTAATAGTTGTTTTAATTCTTCTACTTCTTTGCGTAGATTGCGCAATTCTTTTTGCATATCCGGCAGGCTTCTTTGTACAATGGAGGCCTTGAAGTATTGCTTCAGCTCCATAGGAGGAGTTCCGATAAGCTGGCTGCCGGATTTGATATCTCCGGGCACACCTGATTGTGCACCTAAACCAACTTTGTCTCCTATTTTGGAATGTCCGGCAATACCTACCTGACCGCCGAACATACACCATTCGCCGACTTTCGTAGAACCGGCAATGCCCACTTGAGCAGCCATTACGGTGTGTGATCCTATCTCGTCGTTATGGGCTATTTGTACCAGATTATCTATTTTTACACCACTATGTATTACCGTGGCTCCCATGGTAGCGCGGTCTATACAAGTGTTGGCACCTATATCTACTTTATCTTCCAGGATAACAATTCCAATTTGCGGAATTTTATCGTATCCGTTCGGAGTGGGAGCAAAGCCAAATCCGTCAGCTCCGATCACTGCACCTGAATGCAGGATACATTCATTGCCTATGCGGCAATCATGATAAACATTTACATTGGAGTAAAGCAAGCAATCGTTGCCTATCTTCACACCGTCTCCCACAAAAGTGTGTGGATAAATTTGGGTATTATCTCCGATCACGGTATTCTCACCGATATAGGCGAAAGCGCCAATATATACATTTTCACCTATTTGGGCACTGGGTGCAACGAAAGCTAATGAATCTATACCTTGTTTCTTAGGTTTGCTCATCTCATAAAGATTGAGCAATTTAGCCAGACTTTCATATGCATTGTCTACTTTGATCAGAGTAGCTTTTATTTCATGCTCGGGAGTGAAGTCCTTGTTCACCAAGACAATGCTTGATTGTGTTTCGTAGATGTAAGGTGTATATTTGGGATTCGACAGGAAAGAAATTGCTCCGGGCATTCCCTCTTCAATTTTAGCGAATGTGTGTACCGTAGCGTTTTCGTCTCCAATGATTTCCCCTTGGATAAATGCTGCAATTTGCTTAGCCGAGAACTCCATGTCTTTATTTTAAAATTTAATTAGTTCGCAAATAACGGATTTTTTTTTCAGATTTCCGTGTTATTGCATGAATATTTTATACTTATCTGTGTAATCTCTGATAGCAGAGATAGTATTTCTTTACCTTTTTGGACAATAATGAGATGTTCAGCATGTCCGATGCTTCGGCAATATTTTTGATAGTGCCGTCTTTATAGATAATGTCAATACTGTCATCTGCCGGGTTATACATATTCTTTTCGATGCTGGGGGTAGAGACAAAATAGTTCGCTTCGGAAAGGGTTATGCCTAATTGCTGGCTGATGTGCAAAGTTAATTCTTTTTTTCTGTCCTCACTAATCGGTTCCGACGAAATTTCTACTTTAAAGATATTTCGGTTTATCATTCCCGTGCTTAAAGTAGAAAGTACTTTATCCGTGTGGGTACTCCATACCTTCAAGGCTGTCCATATATCGTTGTCGTCCAGCTGGATAAAATTCTCCAGACAGTCGGGGTTATGATAGAATTCCGTAGGATGGATATCATTGTAGAGGAAAAAACGCAATGCTGGTGATGCAAACAACTCTACTCCTTGTGATGCCAGTTCTTTAGCACGTAGTAGGGTACTGATCAGCATCTTTTCGTATGCGACGGACGTCTTATGCAGATATACTTGCCAGTACATCAGGCGACGTGCCGTAAGGAAATTCTCGATAGAGTAAATACCTTTGGATTCGATAACCAGACGGTCATCCGCTACGTCAAGCATTTTGATGATTCGTGCAGAACCGATATTTCCCTCTGTCACGCCTGTGTAAAAGCTGTCGCGGCGAAGATAATCCAGCCTGTCCATATCCAGCTGGCCGCTTACAAGTTGATGGAGAAAGCGTTTGGGGTATTCGTCTTTGAAGATTTGAATGGCAAGATTAAGTTGACCGTTCATCTCTTTATTCATCCGTTCCATCAGCATGAGAGAAATCTCTTCGTGCGAGACTCCTTTTACTATAGTGTCCTCCAGTACATGAGAGAAAGGACCGTGTCCTATATCATGCAACAGGATGGCAGCCTGCACGGCTTCCGCTTCACTGTCAAAGATAAAATTGCCTTTGGAGGCCAGTTGGGTAATAGCTTCACTCATCAGGTGAAAAGCGCCTAAAGAGTGTTGGAAGCGGGTGTGTTGCGCACCGGGATATACAACTGATGATAATCCTACTTGCTTGATGCGGGTAAGACGCTGCAAAAGGGGATGCCGTACTATATCGTACAGTAACCCCTTTGGAATGTTGATGAACCCGAATACGGGGTCGTTGATTATTTTTCTTTCGTAAGGCATTCGTATTCTTTAGAGATTCTTTTTCTCTTTTCAGAGAATAGCTTTGAGTTGTTCGGCCATTTGCATCTGTATTTCTTGTGCGGCGGTGCGGGCAGCTTCTGCAAATTTCTCTGTTTTATCTACGTAGATGATACCGCGGGAAGAATTAACAATCAATCCGCATGTACTGTTCATTCCGTATTTACAAACTTCTTCGAGTGAACCGCCTTGTGCTCCTACACCTGGTACAAGAAGGAAATGGTTCGGTACAATCTGGCGGATCTCCTCAAAAGCGCGTCCTTGAGTGGCACCTACCACATACATCATGCAGTTGTCGCCAGCCCATTCTTGTGATTTACGTAATACCTTCTCGAACAGACGTTCGCCGTTTACATCTTCTGTCAATTGGAAATCATGAGAACCTTTGTTGGAAGTCAATGCCAGTAGGATCACCCATTTACCTTCATAGGCAAGAAACGGGGTAACGCTGTCTTCGCCCATGTAAGGGGCTACTGTGACAGAGTCGATATCAAGCTCTTCAAAGAATGTACGGGCATACATTGCAGAAGTATTTCCGATGTCACCACGCTTTGCGTCAGCAATGATGAATTGATCCGGATAGTTCTCCTTGATGTACTTCACAGTCTTTTCAAATGCGATCCACCCTTTTACGCCCATGCTTTCATAAAAAGCCAGATTGGGTTTATAGGCGATGCACAAATCTGCCGTTGCATCGATGATGGCTTTGTTGAATGCAAAGATCGGATCTTCTTCTTTCAACAGATGGTCCGGGATTTTCTTGATGTCAGTATCAAGTCCTACACAGAGGAATGATTTTTTGCGCTTTATGTTTTCAAATAATTGTTGCTTATCCATCTTATTCTTTACTATTATACAATTTATGATTGACTATTTCTAAGAAATCATTCTCGACATCAGTTCTACACTTTCCTAAAGTTCGCTTTCTTTCAAGCGTTCCGCATTTTCGGCTACGATCAGGTGATCGATACAGTCTTGAATATCCCCGTCCATGAATGCGGCAAGATTATAAATCGTGTAATTGATGCGATGGTCGGTGATTCGTCCCTGCGGATAGTTGTAAGTACGGATTTTGGCAGAGCGGTCTCCGGTCGATACCATTGTCTTACGTTTGGAGGCAATATCATCGATGTATTTTTGATGTTCTTTGTCATAGATGAATGTACGGAGACGGGCCAGAGCACGTTCTTTATTTTTCGGTTGGTCACGTGTTTCGGTACATTCAATGAGTATCTCTTCGGCAATGCCTGTATTAGGGTTTTTCCAGATATAACGCAGACGTACTCCGGATTCTACCTTATTTACATTCTGTCCGCCGGCACCACCACTTCGGAATGTATCCCATTTGATTTCCCCTTCATTGATGACTACATCGAACTCTTCTGCTTCGGGAAGTACCGCCACTGATGCGGCAGAAGTATGAACACGTCCTTGTGTTTCGGTAGCAGGAACACGCTGTACGCGGTGTACTCCCGATTCATATTTTAAAATTCCGTATACATGATCGCCCGTGATGCTACAAACAACTTCTTTGAATCCACCGGCTGTTCCCTCGTTCGCGTTGGAGACCTCCATCTTCCAGCCTTTAGTTTCACAGAATTTGGCATACATACGAAAGAGGTCACCGGCAAAGATAGCTGCTTCGTCTCCTCCTGCACCGCCACGGATTTCGAGAATTGCGTTCTTACTGTCTTGCGGATCGGCAGGAACAAGCATCAGTTTGATTTCTTCTTCCAACACCGAGAGTCGCTCTTGGCTATTGTCCATTTCTTCTTTCGCCATTTCTCGCATTTCAGCATCCGATTCATTGGCAAGGATCTTTTTAGCTTCTTCAATATTACCCAGTATTTGGATATATTCTTTCCTTGCTTTCATCAAGTCGTCTAATTCCTTATATTCCTTAGTCAACTTGACATAACGTTTCTGATCGGCAATCACTGCAGGATCTGTGATAAGGGTGGATATTTCCTCAAAACGGGCTACGAGTCCGTTTAATTTTTCGAGTATGGTACTATTATCTGCCATTCTTTAAT contains these protein-coding regions:
- the lipA gene encoding lipoyl synthase gives rise to the protein MTDRVRKPEWLKINIGANERYTETKRIVDSHCLHTICSSGRCPNMGECWGKGTATFMIGGDICTRSCKFCNTQTGRPHPLDANEPTHVAESVALMKLNHAVITSVDRDDLPDLGAEHWARTIREVKRLNPQTTIEVLIPDFQGRMELVDLVIDSRPDIISHNMETVRRISPLVRSAANYDTSLQVIRHISEKGVKSKSGIMVGLGETPEEVETLMDDLLAAGCQILTIGQYLQPSRRHYPVAAYITPLQFVKYKTVGLEKGFNIVESAPLVRSSYHAEKHIR
- a CDS encoding S9 family peptidase, with translation MKKISITLLLCLLCLTGMAQGQKALNLKDITSGRFRPENIQGVIPMPDGEHYTQMNADGTQIIKYSFKTGEKVEVIFDVSTTRECDFKHFDSYQFSPDGQKLLIATKTTPIYRHSYTAVHYIYPLKRNDKGVTTNNIIERLSDGGPQQVPVFSPDGTMIAFVRDNNIFLVKLLYGNSESQITEDGKQNSVINGIPDWVYEEEFGFDRALEFSADNTLIAFIRFDESKVPSYSFPVFAGQAPRMDALRDYPSEYTYKYPKAGYPNSKVEVRTYDIKSHVTRTMKLPLDADGYIPRIRFTKDANKLAIMTLNRHQNRFDLYFADPRSTLCKLILRDESPYYIKGNIFDNIRFYPEYFSLLSERDGYSHLYWYSMGGNLIKKVTNGKFEVKDFLGYNEEDGSFYYTSNEESPLRKAVYKIDKKGKKTKLSQQTGTNTPIFSKSMKYYMNKFSSLDTPLLVTLNDHSGKTLKTLITNDALKQTMSGYAVPQKEFFTFQTTDGVKLNGWMMKPVNFSTSKKYPVLMYQYSGPGSQQVLDTWEISWETYMASLGYIVVCVDGRGTGGRGEAFEKCTYLKIGVKEAKDQVETALYLGKQAYVDKNRIGIWGWSYGGYMTLMSMSEGTPVFKAGVAVAAPTDWRFYDTIYTERFMRTPKENAEGYKESSAFTRADKLHGNLLLVHGMADDNVHFQNCTEYAELLVQLGKQFDMQVYTNRNHGIYGGNTRQHLYTRLTNFFLNNL
- the miaA gene encoding tRNA (adenosine(37)-N6)-dimethylallyltransferase MiaA, translating into MPTLIVLIGPTGVGKTELSLRLAETFQTSIVSADSRQLYAELKIGTAAPTPDQLQRVPHQLVGTLHLTDYYSAAQYETEALDILEKLFTQHEVVILTGGSMMYVDAICKGIDDIPTVDTETRQLMLQKYEEEGLEQLCAELRLLDPEYYRIVDLKNPKRVIHALEICYMTGRTYTSFRTQQKKQRPFRILKIGLTRDREELYDRINRRVDQMMEEGLLEEVRSVLPYRHLNSLNTVGYKELFKYLDGEWELPFAIDKIKQNSRIYSRKQMTWFKRDKEIKWFHPQQETEILAYLRQSL
- the lpxA gene encoding acyl-ACP--UDP-N-acetylglucosamine O-acyltransferase → MISPLAYIHPEAKIGKNVEIAPFVFIDKNVVIGDNNKIMANANILYGSRIGNGNTIFPGAVIGAVPQDLKFRGEESTAEIGDNNLIRENVTINRGTAAKGRTIVGNNNLLMEGVHVAHDALVGNGCIIGNSTKMAGEIVIDDNAIVSASVLMHQFCHVGSHVMIQGGCRFSKDIPPYIIAGREPIAFSGINIIGLRRRGFANEVIESIHNAYRIIYQSGLNTTEALKKIEDEFEKSPEIDYIVNFIRNSERGIIK
- a CDS encoding bifunctional UDP-3-O-[3-hydroxymyristoyl] N-acetylglucosamine deacetylase/3-hydroxyacyl-ACP dehydratase, which codes for MLKQKTLKDSFSLSGKGLHTGLDLTVTFNPAPENHGYKIQRIDVEGQPTIDAVADNVTETTRGTVLSKNGVKVSTVEHSMAALYALGIDNCLIQVNGPEFPILDGSAQYYVQEIERVGTVEQNAVKDFYIIKSKIEFRDETTGSSIIVLPDENFSLNVLVSYDSTIIPNQFATLEDMHKFKDEVAASRTFVFVREIEPLLSAGLIKGGDLDNAIVIYERKMSQESFDKLADVMGVPHMDANQLGYINHKPLVWPNECARHKLLDVIGDLALIGKPIKGRIIATRPGHTINNKFARQMRKEIRLHEIQAPSYDCNREPIMDVNRIRELLPHRYPFQLVDKVIEIGANYIVGIKNITVNEPFFQGHFPQEPVMPGVLQVEAMAQVGGLLVLNSVDDPERYSTYFMKIDGVKFRQKVVPGDTIIFRVELLAPIRRGISTMKGYAFVGEKVVCEAEFMAQIVKNK
- the lpxD gene encoding UDP-3-O-(3-hydroxymyristoyl)glucosamine N-acyltransferase → MEFSAKQIAAFIQGEIIGDENATVHTFAKIEEGMPGAISFLSNPKYTPYIYETQSSIVLVNKDFTPEHEIKATLIKVDNAYESLAKLLNLYEMSKPKKQGIDSLAFVAPSAQIGENVYIGAFAYIGENTVIGDNTQIYPHTFVGDGVKIGNDCLLYSNVNVYHDCRIGNECILHSGAVIGADGFGFAPTPNGYDKIPQIGIVILEDKVDIGANTCIDRATMGATVIHSGVKIDNLVQIAHNDEIGSHTVMAAQVGIAGSTKVGEWCMFGGQVGIAGHSKIGDKVGLGAQSGVPGDIKSGSQLIGTPPMELKQYFKASIVQRSLPDMQKELRNLRKEVEELKQLLNK